The Moorena producens PAL-8-15-08-1 genomic interval GGAATCGGGAATAGGGGGAATAGTATGGGCAGAGTATGGGGAGTTTGGGGAGTCCGGGCGGTTTGGGGAGTGCGTCGAATGTACGAAGTGTGGGCAGTGTAGGGATGAGGGGGAGTGTGGAGAGGGAAGAAGTTGTTTTCGATTAAGATTAGGTTGGTATCTTTAAGTACATTTTTGTTCATTTTTCTCGTACTTCCTGCTCTGTTAACAACAACGATTTTGAGAAACGTTTATGAGTGGATTTAACTCTGATCGAACTATTTTCAGTATAGTGCAGTTCTCAATTGTGTGAGTTAATTTGCTCCTGGGTTGATGGGAGTGGGGAGTGGGGAGTGGGGAGTGGGGAGTGGGGAGTCGGGAGTCGGGAGTCGGGAGTCGGGAGTCGGGAGTCGGGAGTCGGGAGTGGGGAGTCGGGAGTCGGGAGTCGGGAGTCGGGAAAAATTCTGTGTAGCTTATTACTATGATAACCCAAAAAGACCTGAAATTATGAAGATATAGGGTTTCATATCTCAAAAAAATTAGCCATTAATCAGGCTACTATAAAATAGTTAAATTGGTGCTACGTTTTCAAAAATTTTAGGTTACTTGATCTGAATTTGTCTGTATCAAAAATTACTCTTATCTGTAGCATTTTTTTTTCTATTTCCTATAACTAGCCAGTAAGTAATCAGCTATCAGCTGTCAGCCGTCAGCCGTGAGCTTTTAGCTCACGCTACTTGAGGTGCCGGTCAGCTTATTTTATTTCAAAAGCACCGATTGGGCTACGGGCATAAGCTGAAAGCTGAAAGCTGATTACTGAAAGCTGATTACTGATGGCTGACGGCTGATTGCTTACCCTGCAACTTATTACCAGTCCTAAGAATTTGTCCAGCTAAGACAGCAGCACCAAAGCCATTATCAATATTCACTACTCCTATCCCTGGTGCGCAAGAATTCAACATGGTTAACAGGGGTGCCATACCACCAAAACTGGCTCCATAGCCGACACTAGTAGGAACGGCAATCACTGGACAATCGGCCATGCCAGCTACCACACTGGGTAATGCTCCTTCCATCCCAGCTACGACAATTAACACATCAGCCTCGGCAATCATCTGTCGATTATTCAGCAAGCGGTGGATACCAGCTACCCCCACATCCCAAAGGCGCTTGACCTGAAACCCACATAACTCAGCAGTAATGGCTGCTTCCTGAGCTACTGGTAAATCCGATGTGCCAGCGGAAATTAGACTAATGATACCGGCATACTTAGGTTCGAGGTGGGATGGTGCGATCGCACAAATCCGAGCTGTGGAATAATACTGTAACTCTGGGACTTTTGACTCTAGCTCCGTTGCCACCTCTGGTGTAATCCGTGTGGCCATTACTACCGGATTCCGCTGGCGCATTACTGCCATAATCTGAGCAATTTGGTCAGGGGTTTTGCCCTCTCCCCAAATTACCTCAGGAAATCCTGTTCTTA includes:
- the larB gene encoding nickel pincer cofactor biosynthesis protein LarB, which produces MTQPEALKSLLEAVAAGDLSPTVALDKLKDFTYEEVGDFAKIDHHRTLRTGFPEVIWGEGKTPDQIAQIMAVMRQRNPVVMATRITPEVATELESKVPELQYYSTARICAIAPSHLEPKYAGIISLISAGTSDLPVAQEAAITAELCGFQVKRLWDVGVAGIHRLLNNRQMIAEADVLIVVAGMEGALPSVVAGMADCPVIAVPTSVGYGASFGGMAPLLTMLNSCAPGIGVVNIDNGFGAAVLAGQILRTGNKLQGKQSAVSHQ